From Salvia splendens isolate huo1 chromosome 3, SspV2, whole genome shotgun sequence, a single genomic window includes:
- the LOC121796730 gene encoding uncharacterized protein LOC121796730 has translation MSRENPNQQPSSIESLGEVHLAEKLKRGNYPLWAKLMRRGICGKGLASHITRVTDPPPPTDSNYNRWQQQDDCCFNWIINNIDAGLVNEVSQYEMACNLWDSLATTYGSGTDQFQISDLHRQAYNIKQGDLSLENLWQKLQDLWISIDTRDPNPMEDPSNIEKYNQNTQRHMLHQFVWALDDHRYGKIKREILNMDPIPTARKAYGLVRRVSVNKKLLNPKTKESAIGVGKSSTHRTKPPTTEKP, from the coding sequence ATGTCTCGGGAAAACCCAAATCAACAGCCTTCATCTATTGAATCACTAGGCGAGGTGCATCTGGCAGAAAAACTCAAAAGGGGTAATTATCCCCTATGGGCAAAACTGATGAGAAGGGGCATCTGTGGGAAGGGTCTGGCATCTCACATAACCAGAGTTACAGATCCTCCCCCACCGACCGACTCAAACTATAACCGATGGCAGCAGCAGGACGATTGTTGCTTCAATTGGATCATAAACAACATCGACGCCGGCCTCGTCAATGAGGTTTCCCAATACGAAATGGCCTGCAACTTGTGGGATAGTCTGGCCACAACGTATGGAAGCGGCACCGACCAATTCCAAATTTCGGACCTGCATAGACAAGCTTACAATATCAAACAAGGAGATTTATCCCTGGAGAATCTATGGCAAAAGCTTCAAGATCTATGGATCTCAATTGACACCAGGGATCCAAATCCGATGGAGGATCCGTCCAACATCGAAAAATACAACCAGAACACACAGAGGCACATGTTACACCAATTCGTATGGGCATTAGATGACCACCGATACGGGAAAATCAAGAGAGAGATCCTAAATATGGATCCAATACCGACAGCAAGAAAGGCATACGGACTAGTCAGACGGGTGTCCGTCAACAAGAAGCTACTCAATCCAAAAACGAAGGAATCTGCAATCGGAGTAGGAAAATCGAGCACCCATCGCACAAAACCACCAACCACCGAGAAACCCTAG